One Lepidochelys kempii isolate rLepKem1 chromosome 12, rLepKem1.hap2, whole genome shotgun sequence genomic region harbors:
- the SDR42E1 gene encoding short-chain dehydrogenase/reductase family 42E member 1, whose translation MHIENVTKETVLITGGGGYFGFRLGCALYEKGVDVILFDVLKPIQPVPEGVKFIQGNVCCLSEVEKALRDVICVFHIASYGMSGREQLNRKLIEDVNVRGTENIIQACRKTGVSSLIYTSTYNVVFGGQVIENGDESLPYLPLHLHPDHYSRTKSLAEMKVLQANDTELEEGKGVLRTCALRPAGIYGPGEQRHLPRIVSYIERGLFKFVYGDPLSLVEFVHVDNLVQAHILASEALKATKQHIAAGQAYFISDGKPINNFEFFRPLVEGLGYQFPTVRVSLSVVYFSAFLTEMVHFFVGRIYNFQPLLTRTEVYKTGITHYFSMEKARKELGYKPEQFSLTEVVEWFKSQGHGRKLRIYTIKHLIRDGGLILLLAAVVLSWLPAAVTLSV comes from the exons ATGCACATAGAAAATGTGACCAAGGAAACAGTCCTTATTACAGGAGGAGGTGGTTACTTTGGTTTCCG TTTAGGTTGTGCCCTATACGAAAAGGGAGTTGACGTGATTCTCTTTGATGTCCTGAAGCCAATCCAACCTGTGCCAGAGGGAGTGAAGTTCATACAGGGGAATGTCTGCTGTCTCTCTGAAGTGGAAAAAGCTCTCAGAGATGTAATCTGTGTATTCCATATTGCTTCCTATGGAATGTCTGGCAGGGAGCAGCTGAACCGAAAACTTATAGAAGACGTTAATGTGAGaggaacagaaaatatcatcCAGGCTTGCAGGAAAACAGGAGTGTCAAGTCTGATTTATACAAGTACATACAATGTAGTCTTTGGGGGCCAAGTTATAGAAAACGGGGATGAATCTCTGCCTTATCTACCACTTCACCTTCATCCTGATCACTACTCCCGGACCAAGTCTTTAGCTGAGATGAAAGTGCTGCAGGCAAATGACACTGAACTTGAAGAAGGGAAAGGTGTGTTAAGGACCTGTGCTCTCCGACCAGCAGGCATCTATGGGCCCGGAGAGCAAAGGCATCTTCCAAGAATAGTTAGCTACATTGAAAGGGGATTGTTTAAATTTGTATATGGAGACCCTCTGAGTTTAGTGGAATTTGTCCATGTAGATAACCTAGTTCAGGCTCATATCCTTGCTTCAGAGGCACTCAAAGCCACTAAACAGCACATAGCTGCAGGCCAAGCTTACTTCATTTCAGATGGCAAGCCAATAAACAACTTTGAATTTTTCCGACCTTTAGTTGAAGGCTTGGGTTACCAATTCCCAACTGTTCGTGTTTCTCTCTCCGTTGTATATTTTTCTGCATTCCTAACTGAAATGGTCCATTTTTTTGTAGGACGAATTTATAattttcagcctctcctcactCGCACTGAGGTTTACAAAACTGGCATCACACATTATTTCAGTATGGAAAAGGCCAGGAAAGAACTAGGGTACAAACCTGAGCAGTTTAGTCTGACCGAAGTAGTTGAGTGGTTTAAATCCCAGGGACATGGAAGAAAACTCAGAATCTATACTATAAAACATCTGATTAGGGATGGAGGGTTGATCTTGCTGTTGGCCGCAGTGGTGCTCTCATGGCTTCCAGCAGCAGTAACACTCTCTGTTTGA